One region of Colius striatus isolate bColStr4 chromosome 4, bColStr4.1.hap1, whole genome shotgun sequence genomic DNA includes:
- the E2F3 gene encoding transcription factor E2F3 isoform X3, translating into MPLQQAKRRLELGESGHQYLAEGLKTPKGKGRAATRSPDSPKTPKSPSEKTRYDTSLGLLTKKFIQLLSQSPDGVLDLNRAAEVLKVQKRRIYDITNVLEGIHLIKKKSKNNIQWMGCSLSEDGGMLAQRQGLTREVTELTQEEKKLDELIQSCTLDLKLLTEDSENQRLAYVTYQDIRKISGLKDQTVIVVKAPPETRLEVPDPVEQSALIHLSSTQGPIEVYLCPEENDALSPMKTYSQDHNGNLSKTISKEVASANSGQGDCSVNMATISPLASPANLLQQTEDQIPSNFEGPFVNLLPPLLQEDYLLSLGDEEGISDLFDAYDLEKLPSLVDEFIYS; encoded by the exons GCAAAGCGAAGGCTGGAGCTCGGGGAAAGCGGCCACCAGTATCTGGCTGAAGGATTAAAGACTCcaaaggggaaaggaagagcTGCCACAAGAAGTCCAGATAGTCCAAAAA ctcCAAAATCTCCCTCAGAAAAGACTCGTTACGATACATCCCTCGGCCTTCTAACGAAGAAGTTCATTCAGCTGCTGAGCCAATCTCCTGATGGGGTCTTAGACTTGAACAGAGCCGCAGAGGTCCTCAAGGTGCAAAAAAGGAGGATTTATGATATCACCAATGTACTGGAAGGCATCCATCTCAttaagaaaaaatccaaaaacaACATTCAGTGGAT GGGCTGCAGTCTGTCAGAGGATGGTGGCATGCTGGCACAGCGTCAGGGCCTCACGAGGGAGGTGACTGAACTGACTcaggaagagaagaaactgGATGAGCTGATCCAAAGCTGCACGCTGGACCTCAAGCTGCTAACGGAGGACTCCGAGAATCAGAGAT TAGCTTATGTGACGTATCAAGATATTAGAAAAATTAGTGGCCTTAAAGACCAAACTGTTATAGTTGTGAAAGCTCCTCCAGAAACAAGACTTGAAGTGCCTGACCCCGTGGAG CAGAGCGCATTGATACATTTATCCAGTACTCAAGGACCTATTGAAGTTTATCTGTGCCCAGAGGAAAACGATGCCCTCAGTCCAATGAAAACCTACAGCCAGGACCACAACGGGAATCTTTCCAAAACCATTTCCAAAG aagtggcttctgctaactCAGGACAAGGTGACTGCTCAGTAAACATGGCAACAATCTCTCCGTTGGCGTCTCCAGCCAACCTGCTCCAGCAGACCGAGGACCAAATTCCCTCAAACTTTGAAGGACCATTTGTGAATTTGCTGCCTCCTCTGCTTCAGGAAGACTATTTGCTGAGCCTTGGGGATGAAGAAGGCATCAGTGACCTCTTCGATGCTTATGATTTAGAGAAGCTTCCTTCCTTGGTGGACGAATTCATATACAGCTGA